ctatttttatatatatatgtaatataacaataatatttttttttttgtttggggTTGGGGGCTTGATTagactttaatttttttttggaaattgaTTAGACATTCTTTACTAGAATATATGGTGTTGAAAATGAATTTCAGGGCCCAGCCCGAATGTGATAGCATGAGATTGGAAGGTTGGATGAGGAGAACCCAAAGCATTGGGGCCCAATAAAGACATTAGacttcagagagagagagagagagtcaaaTTGTGATTTTGTGAATGGAAAGTTTGGAAACAATGGTGGTAGCACAAGTAGTAGTAGTTGAATATtattgtagtagtagtggttagTATCAGAATATAGGGCTCTGCTCTCTGACTGAAGACGCAATCGCAGTGGTTCCCTTGGTCCCTTCCCCAGGTACCAGGTAGTAGGTATCCTTCACCATCATCATTTCCATTATCAATTCACGGTGTTTCATCCCATCACTACTGCCGATCTGCTTCTTCCATTTTCATTCTCCTCACTACTCGACTATACTCTCTACAAATACTACACCCTTCACCTTAACCTTTGCCTTCACTCTTTCCATTTTTATATTTCCATAATGGCTTCCGCCATTTCTTCCAGACCTCGCACTGTTGAAGACATCTTCAAGGACTACACCGCTCGTCGTTCCGCTCTTATTCGCGCTCTCACTTCCGGTACCTAAACCTTCCTTGCcttgtttctctctctatattaTATACACGCACAATGAGTGAATGAATGACGGCATTTTTGTTTTTGTCGTGGTTTCAGATGTGGATGCATTCTATGCCCTCTGTGATCCAGGTTTGATTTTATTCTCTTTCTCATGGAATGGAATGTGTACTAAATACATCTTATCCAGAATTTCATTCTTTTCTTGAATCCAAGGAATTTTTAGCTTTTGACTTTTGAATCTGTATGTGGGATATTGAAATGCGACAAAATGTGGGTCGTTTTAGGATACATGGATTTGCGTTCAGATTTGAAAAATTCCTTTCCTTTCCGCATTTTCAGAAACCAAAATAACTCTACATGAATTTATAATTCTAGggttatttatttagttttgctGAATCGTTTAACGGGATTTGAATTATGTTAATTAGAAcattttttatccaattttgattACGAGATTGCGTTGGTATCTATCTCTCTTTTTCAGAGAAGGACAATTTATGCTTTTATGGACACCCAAATGAGACGTGGGAAGTTGGTCTCCCAGCTGAGGAGGTTCCTCCTGAGCTTCCTGAACCGGCATTGGGCATAAATTTTGCCAGAGATGGGATGAAACGTAAAGATTGGCTTTCCTTGGTGGCGGTTCATACTGATTCCTGGTTGCTCTCGGTGGCTTTCTACTTCGGTGCTCGGCTTAATCGCAATGAGAGGTTTGTGGACCCTTCATTCAATGGCAGATGGTTTTTCTGGTTTTGAAATTTGGGTTGGATCTATATGCTGTAAAACAATTTCTATGTCACTGTTGACTGGAATAGTATCTTTTCCATGTGGTTTGTAGTTTGCACTCATCTAGaagttaagttttttttttattagtcACCATGATCCATTAGtatcttctttcttttctgtTATCCTTGCTTTTTTACTCTTCTATGCTGATCGAGTGCTGTTCATGTAAAGGTCTCTTATCTTATTAGGTTGTTCTTTTGATTCTTGTGCCTAGCTTGTTAATCTGCTGTGGTTTTTTTTAATCCAGATTTATGCCTCAAGGTTAAGTGTTATCATTTCAGTGAGAATAATGTACTATACAAGTTGATTGGATTGCCTTTTTACGTCCCCTTGTCCCACCTGTGTGGCAATGTGGAgcgaaaatagaaataaaagaacTGAATAACGTAATGTATACTGCTAGATGTGAAGACTGGATGGCGTGCTTATCTGTTGCCCCTACCAACTACCAAGTACTTTAGCAAGGAAAGTTCATATGCCCGTACAATTTTATTCTTAAGAAGTTAACAAAGGACcacattgtttgttttgttttgatttCTTTCTTACCTTTTTGTTTTGGTTCTTGGAAGTTGAAATTGACTCCCTTGTGATTATTGAATTACTTGGTTAATTATGTTTTCATGCCTATCgtttttaatattttgattgtTCGATTTTATATTAGTTACTTTTATCTTGTCCTATTCTAGACTGTCATCAGACCGCTTTGTTTTTTGCTACATTTGTTTTGTTGATTCAGATGTTATCATATTTAGACGTTAAAGGATCATCATATAGAAGAGTTCTTTGGTTTTTTTCATAACAGGAAGCGTCTATTCAGCTTAATAAATGATCTGCCCACACTATTTGAAGTCGTAACAGGAAGGAAGGCATCAAAGGATAAACCTAGTTTGGATAGTGGAAGCAAGTCCAGAAACAGTATGAAGGTGAAACCATTAAACTCTTTGTGAACGATAAATGGATAAGTAATGTTATTTTTGTTTTCATGGTTATTGTCCTTGCCGGATATGTTTTTTCATTTTGAGATGTTTTGtgagtttgtttttttttttttgttttttttaatgtgtTGTAAAAATGTTAATGTTAAAATATTCATTGCAAAAAATACAGGGCACTTTGGTCTTTTTCTTAAAAAGTTGTCTCATAGCTGAAATGTGTTTTGCAGAGATCAAATGACAGACAAATCAAGAGCAATACTAAGTTACTTGACGAGGAGGAGGACGAACACGGTGACACCCTATGCGGAAGCTGTGGTTCAAATTACAATGGTGACGAGTTTTGGATTGGTTGCGACATCTGTGAAAGGTGGTTCCATGGAAAATGTGTGAAGATCACACCAGCTAAAGCAGAAAGTATTAAGGAGTACAAATGTCCATATTGCAGCACAAAGAAAATCAAGCAGTAGGAGGCTCATCATGATAAAGCTTTTAGAAGGGGTTAATAATCTCACTTTACTGTACTGGTTCAAAGATTTCATTGTAAATCAATGATAGCAATGTAGTGttgtcttctttttttttttttttattattagggAGTTTTAGTATGTAATTTTTACATTTATCGACACTGATGATGGTGCTCATTGTTCCTGGCAGTGGTTCGTTTACCACTGGATGTATCTTCCTCTGTTATGTTGTTTTTATGTAGTTAACTATTTTCATGTCAAATAGAATTCTTTATGAGTTCTTAATCGTACTGTCAAATTCATTGCTTTTTCGAATTTTTAATACAGCACAATGTACTTATACGTGACATTTACTTTTGACAAGATTAATTAGACACTGTGTCAGGTCATAGGCAGTTAAAATGACAGGCAAGGACTAAGAATTCTCCTCTAAATATATTTACTCAACGGGCAACGTTTACAATGAGCATAGGCTCATATTATCAGAGATTACAACATAAACAAAGGCATATGATTGGTCATAAATTACAGCAAATATTCTCTTATGGGTCCACTCCCAAATACTGGGGAATGGTATGGAATTCTGTAATTGCTCACAGCTGTTTGTACCAGCCTTAACAAACTCTGAAATCAATCATCTTCCTCATCAACATCCGTATAATTTTGCATTTGTGCCACATCCTCATATTTCATTTCAACACGCCCCCTCAAGCTATGTAGTGGTGAATGACTAATAGGTAGCTTGTTCTTTAGATGATGGAAGCTAGTGATAGATAATGATTTAGTAAGTATGTGTGAAGTATGTTCACTTGAAGGAATGTACCTCACCTCAATTTCTTTGTCGAGTACTTTGTCTATGGTGAAATGGACATCGATTTCGATGTGCTTCGTTCGTGAGTGAAAAACAGAATTCGATGCCAATTGACGAGCTCTTGAATTTTCGCACCATATGACAGTAGGACATGCACTCTTAATTCCAATTTTCGTGAACAAAGATTGGAGCCATACCACTTCAGTACATGCTTGCGCCAGAGCTCTGTACTCTGCTACGGTGCTTGATCGAGCCACTGATTTGTGCTTCCTTGAACTCAAGCTAAATAAGTTGCCACCAAAGTATACACAGTAGCCCGTGGTTGATTTTCGATCATCCAAAGAGCTTGCCCAATCAGAATCACTTAAACTTTCTATGGTTGTACTTAGAGCTGGTGTGAACCAAATTCCTTCACCTATTGTTCCTACTAGATATCTAAGTATTCTTTCGCAAGCCTTCCATTGATTTTGAGTTGGTGCTTGTAGAAACTGGCTCAGTTTTTTTACTGAGAAAGCAATATCAGGTCTGCTAAGTGTGAGATATTTGAGTGCTCCTATGGTGCTGCGATACATAGTGATGTGTTCCAATGGTTCACTGTTTTGTAATCAAAGTTGATTGCTTAGCATGATGGGCGTAGGACATGGAGTGGCATTGATCATGTTGGTGTGTTTGAGAAGATCAAGAGTATATTTGGTTTGTGACAAGTGAATGCCATGATCCCCTCGTGCTATCTCAAACCCAAGGAAGTAAGTAACAGAGGCGAGAGTTTTGAGTGCAAAATGCTACCTAAGTTGCGAGTTAATTGTTAAAACTTGTTTAGAGTTGTTGCCCGTATGTAAGATATCATTGACATACACAAGAAAAAATAGGAGAGCATAACCATCACTGAAGAAGAAAAGGGAGTTATCAGAGACAAAAATTTTGAACCCGAGTTGTAAAAGAGTGTTTTGCAATCAATCAAACCAAGCCCGCAGGGCTTGCTTGAAGCCATAGAGTGCACGATATAGTTTTCAGACATGctatggtgtggtaagatt
This genomic interval from Humulus lupulus chromosome 8, drHumLupu1.1, whole genome shotgun sequence contains the following:
- the LOC133798266 gene encoding PHD finger protein ALFIN-LIKE 2-like; the protein is MASAISSRPRTVEDIFKDYTARRSALIRALTSDVDAFYALCDPEKDNLCFYGHPNETWEVGLPAEEVPPELPEPALGINFARDGMKRKDWLSLVAVHTDSWLLSVAFYFGARLNRNERKRLFSLINDLPTLFEVVTGRKASKDKPSLDSGSKSRNSMKRSNDRQIKSNTKLLDEEEDEHGDTLCGSCGSNYNGDEFWIGCDICERWFHGKCVKITPAKAESIKEYKCPYCSTKKIKQ
- the LOC133795907 gene encoding secreted RxLR effector protein 161-like → MYRSTIGALKYLTLSRPDIAFSVKKLSQFLQAPTQNQWKACERILRYLVGTIGEGIWFTPALSTTIESLSDSDWASSLDDRKSTTGYCVYFGGNLFSLSSRKHKSVARSSTVAEYRALAQACTEVVWLQSLFTKIGIKSACPTVIWCENSRARQLASNSVFHSRTKHIEIDVHFTIDKVLDKEIEVRYIPSSEHTSHILTKSLSITSFHHLKNKLPISHSPLHSLRGRVEMKYEDVAQMQNYTDVDEEDD